The following proteins come from a genomic window of Nicotiana tomentosiformis chromosome 12, ASM39032v3, whole genome shotgun sequence:
- the LOC104107960 gene encoding ankyrin repeat protein SKIP35 has protein sequence MEEDRIESGIKINTEESQCFEMEVESCETGIPGLSNENGEGSHGNVVFSRESPLVSKDFRSSAIVGGGGGCNCGVNKLKARLSSSDCEVGKNEKSGHEKKLNRQERIELGRLFQGAVSCHDWELAESLILLADPLTLNDALCIALDSIWFLSTQEELYGITGLIKKIISNGAFDFTRAALRTSFLASCVSACQSRTMSLADTVTVMAQRLHERLQECNGDEVLKAEAGAKVQKFTEWALKCIGFHSRCQGNRDKVGHNAAVEIQLQLSAFKTFLDLAGNHLTGKDFTEAFDAACFPLTLFSSSFDPGWASGISATAIQGLLGMLVEGGADNVNQCFLEASRFGSTELVRILLQIAQRNSLDVDVDLALGFASHYGKIGTMECLVEEGNAMAFLGPLMRAAERGCIQVVDWFVKRGCRDMELCLALTAATSSSQVEVAEYLLPHVPQHVLAALSIEILKAAGERSGGSLDGVAFLLSSDFLGDPAATYAVADSIAKSDDEAVAPELRSFLREHWSEAAFSDGLRQGQEHYLNIVRILKWGESPVCLADLPGPLRVAIAYLPLYRECVKAGGCLLSQRLRGQLVEAAKRLDGVVLEEVNQGRELLAVLEHHIPPFLVNASNGA, from the exons ATGGAAGAAGACAGAATAGAAAGTGGGATCAAGATTAATACAGAAGAGTCtcagtgttttgagatggaagtGGAATCTTGTGAGACTGGAATACCTGGTTTGAGCAATGAGAATGGTGAAGGAAGCCATGGAAATGTGGTATTTTCGAGAGAATCTCCGCTTGTAAGTAAAGACTTTAGATCATCTGCTATAGTTGGGGGAGGAGGAGGGTGTAATTGTGGAGTTAATAAACTTAAAGCCAGATTGTCTAGTTCAGACTGTGAGGTTGGGAAAAATGAGAAATCGGGGCATGAGAAGAAGCTTAATAGACAAGAGAGGATCGAGTTAGGGCGATTGTTTCAGGGTGCTGTGAGTTGCCATGACTGGGAGCTCGCCGAGAGTTTGATTCTACTGGCGGATCCCCTGACTCTGAATGATGCATTGTGCATTGCTTTAGATTCGATATGGTTTTTAAGTACACAAGAAGAGTTATATGGGATAACAGGGTTGATTAAGAAGATCATTTCTAATGGTGCCTTTGATTTCACTCGGGCAGCCCTAAGGACTTCATTTCTTGCTTCTTGTGTTTCTGCTTGCCAGAGTCGAACTATGAGCCTCGCGGATACCGTGACTGTAATGGCACAAAG GTTGCATGAACGACTTCAAGAGTGCAATGGGGATGAAGTTTTGAAGGCAGAAGCTGGTGCTAAGGTTCAGAAGTTCACTGAATGGGCTCTTAAATGTATTGGTTTCCATTCCCGCTGCCAAGGGAACAGGGATAAAGTTGGGCATAATGCTGCTGTTGAAATACAACTACAGTTGTCGGCTTTCAAGACTTTCCTTGATCTTGCTGGGAACCACCTTACAGGAAAGGATTTCACGGAAGCATTTGATGCAGCTTGCTTCCCGCTTACGCTCTTCTCTAGTTCGTTTGATCCGGGCTGGGCATCGGGTATTTCAGCTACGGCAATCCAAGGACTGCTTGGCATGTTGGTGGAGGGCGGTGCGGACAATGTCAACCAATGCTTTCTTGAAGCATCTCGTTTTGGGAGCACTGAGCTTGTCCGCATTCTTCTCCAG ATTGCTCAAAGGAATAGCTTGGACGTTGATGTCGACTTGGCTCTGGGATTCGCCTCCCATTATGGTAAAATTGGAACTATGGAATGTCTAGTGGAAGAAGGGAATGCGATGGCTTTCTTGGGACCTTTGATGAGAGCTGCTGAAAGGGGCTGCATTCAGGTAGTTGACTGGTTTGTTAAAAGAGGTTGCAGAGACATGGAACTATGTCTCGCCCTCACAGCTGCTACCTCCAGTAGTCAGGTTGAAGTTGCCGAATATCTCCTTCCTCACGTTCCTCAGCATGTTCTTGCTGCCCTAAGTATCGAGATTCTTAAGGCTGCTGGTGAAAGAAGTGGCGGATCTCTCGATGGTGTAGCATTTCTCCTAAGTTCAGATTTCCTTGGTGATCCAGCTGCAACTTATGCGGTCGCCGACAGCATCGCTAAGTCGGATGACGAGGCTGTCGCTCCTGAGCTCAGGTCTTTCCTTCGGGAGCATTGGTCGGAAGCTGCTTTCTCAGACGGGCTTAGGCAAGGACAAGAACACTACTTGAATATCGTGCGTATTTTGAAATGGGGGGAATCTCCCGTGTGTTTGGCGGATCTTCCCGGGCCCTTGAGAGTAGCAATAGCATACCTGCCGCTGTATAGGGAATGTGTCAAGGCAGGGGGTTGCTTGTTATCACAAAGGCTTAGGGGGCAGCTCGTGGAAGCAGCGAAAAGGCTTGACGGCGTCGTGTTGGAAGAGGTAAACCAGGGAAGAGAATTATTGGCTGTTTTGGAGCATCATATTCCCCCATTTTTGGTAAATGCATCCAATGGTGCTTAG